One window from the genome of Echinicola vietnamensis DSM 17526 encodes:
- a CDS encoding efflux transporter outer membrane subunit yields MPKIPATFIGEKDSINIAHIPWNKFFNDPNLNSLIEEALEHNLDMLAAVERIEVATAQYRIEKGRLYPTVDGIARYRSGNIKPNLLSGTVNGDRNVDNQIERSFLGFQSTWEIDLWGKIKNRKKAAHQRILATEKGRLLVQTTLIAEVAKLYYELLGFDKELETINKNIDYQEIALELIKIQKMAGRANELAVQQFAAQLLATKSLRYEKEQEIIAAENSLNYLLGRYPEEIPRAESLLDINLPEAINVGVPTDLLLRRPDVQQAELELLATDAHLAAARAEFFPSLSLTPYIGLNEQNIPSAFNFPGALTVGFLGGITAPIFQQFKIRAGFNKSIANNRIAYYQYQQAIMNGYREVLTNLRRVDKMKKKYALKEEETQVLLNSIQIANDLFRGGYATYLEVITAQARALEAELEMTNTRKEVFLSVVDLYRSLGGGWN; encoded by the coding sequence ATGCCGAAAATACCCGCAACTTTTATCGGAGAAAAAGACTCTATTAACATTGCGCATATTCCATGGAACAAATTCTTCAACGATCCTAACCTCAACAGTTTGATCGAAGAGGCATTGGAACACAACTTGGATATGCTAGCAGCCGTAGAGCGTATCGAGGTAGCCACCGCACAATACCGCATAGAAAAAGGGAGACTATATCCCACAGTAGACGGTATCGCTAGGTACAGGTCTGGAAATATCAAACCCAATCTACTCTCCGGTACCGTTAATGGAGACCGCAACGTGGACAATCAGATTGAACGTAGCTTTTTAGGATTTCAAAGCACTTGGGAAATTGACCTTTGGGGAAAGATCAAAAACCGAAAGAAAGCTGCCCATCAGCGGATACTGGCTACAGAAAAGGGACGCTTGCTGGTACAGACCACATTAATTGCAGAAGTAGCAAAGCTATATTATGAATTGCTAGGATTTGATAAAGAGCTGGAAACCATCAATAAAAACATTGATTACCAGGAAATTGCCCTTGAGCTGATCAAAATTCAAAAAATGGCCGGAAGGGCTAACGAACTGGCCGTTCAGCAATTTGCTGCCCAGTTATTGGCCACCAAAAGCCTACGATATGAAAAAGAACAGGAAATCATTGCTGCTGAAAATTCCCTAAACTATCTCTTGGGCAGGTATCCCGAAGAAATACCCCGGGCAGAATCACTCTTGGATATAAACTTGCCAGAAGCAATCAATGTTGGTGTCCCCACGGATCTATTGCTTAGAAGGCCCGATGTCCAACAGGCAGAGCTTGAATTACTGGCTACTGATGCACACCTTGCCGCTGCTAGGGCAGAATTTTTCCCTTCCTTAAGCCTTACGCCATATATCGGTCTAAATGAACAGAACATTCCTTCTGCTTTCAATTTCCCGGGAGCGCTTACAGTAGGGTTTCTTGGTGGCATTACCGCCCCTATATTCCAACAGTTTAAAATCCGAGCTGGATTTAATAAGTCCATTGCAAATAATCGAATAGCTTATTATCAATATCAACAAGCTATCATGAATGGCTATAGAGAGGTCTTGACTAATCTCAGGCGGGTGGATAAAATGAAAAAGAAATACGCCCTCAAAGAAGAGGAAACCCAAGTTCTCCTAAATTCTATTCAAATAGCCAATGACCTTTTCAGAGGAGGTTATGCGACCTATTTAGAGGTTATTACCGCCCAAGCAAGAGCTTTGGAAGCAGAGTTAGAAATGACGAATACAAGAAAAGAGGTGTTCCTATCAGTTGTGGACCTGTACCGTTCCTTGGGTGGTGGATGGAATTAA
- a CDS encoding efflux RND transporter permease subunit, producing the protein MLSLFIKRPILSLVISLFFVLLGALTFFSLPVALFPDIAPPAVSIRAKYRGANSEVVAKTVTTPLEKAINGVPGMMYMSSVSSNRGTSKIKVYFGAETSPDEAAMEVQNRVSTVVNDLPQDVIKAGVTVEKEVEGLLLYINVMGSDPSMDEQFIYNFSDLNVLQELRRVDGVGFAEIMSTKDYSMRIWLKPDRMTAYQVSTDEVKAALNNQNVEAAPGQVGVSSGKGAQMIQYGLRYSGKFNEAKEYENLVIRANKDGSILRLGDIADVEFGSLNYGRISKTDGKPAASIMIIQRPGSNARDVIQRVKKRMEELKQGSFPPGVDYKITYDVSRFLDASIHEVLKTLIEAFILVFLVVFIFLQDFRSTLIPALAVPVALIGTLFFMQLFGFSINMLTLFALVLAIGIVVDNAIVVVEAVHAKMEEDHLPPMEATLAAMKDIGGAIVSITLVMSAVFIPVAFLDGPVGIFYRQFSITLAIAIVISGINALTLTPALCAIILKNHYGTEQKKTLLNTFFNGFNRAYESFSGKYRNTLGVLVGRRLVTVIMLVAFFIGTWGVAKVLPSGFIPVEDQSMVYINVVSPSGATVERTEKVLDHIQQAAEELDEVAAVSTLAGYSLSTGLSGASYGMGMINLKNWDEREASIQETIDELYARTADISDAQVQFFLPPTVSGFGNSSGFQMKVLDQTGSGNLQKLSLVIEDFVEALDNAPEIGEVKSDFDPNFPQYMVNVDQDMAAKKGVTISNAMSTLQILMGGVLASDFVRFENMYDVMMQAGPQYRANPEDVLKVHVKNDGGEMVPISSFINLEKVYGPEQLSKHNMYTSAKVKGIPAPGYSSGDAVAAIQRVAAEKLPKGYGYDWYGMTRQEVSSGNQAIYIFIICLVFVYLLLAAQYESFVLPLPVILFLPAGVFGSFAALYLLGLQNNIYAQVALIMLIGLLGKNAILIIEFAVLKRKEGMDIIPAAITGAVSRLRPILMTSFAFMAGLVPLCMATGAGALGNRSIGTAALGGMFSGTVFGMFLIPGLYVLFSSRRKKNKTKMKNKVENIAVSLSNN; encoded by the coding sequence ATGCTGTCTTTATTTATCAAAAGACCAATCCTTTCTTTGGTCATATCCCTTTTCTTTGTCTTACTCGGAGCACTGACATTCTTTTCGTTGCCCGTAGCCCTATTCCCGGACATCGCTCCTCCAGCCGTTTCGATCAGGGCAAAATACCGGGGAGCTAATTCCGAGGTGGTAGCCAAAACTGTGACAACCCCATTGGAAAAAGCCATAAACGGTGTACCGGGGATGATGTACATGTCTTCAGTGTCCAGTAACCGGGGTACTTCCAAAATCAAGGTATATTTTGGGGCGGAAACCAGCCCAGATGAAGCGGCCATGGAAGTACAAAACCGTGTTTCTACAGTCGTAAATGATTTGCCACAGGATGTCATCAAAGCAGGTGTGACCGTAGAAAAGGAAGTAGAAGGACTGCTCCTCTACATCAATGTGATGGGTAGCGACCCCTCTATGGATGAGCAGTTTATATATAATTTCTCTGATCTAAATGTCCTTCAGGAACTAAGGAGAGTAGACGGAGTGGGCTTTGCCGAAATCATGAGTACGAAAGATTATTCCATGCGGATATGGCTAAAACCTGACCGCATGACCGCTTACCAAGTTTCTACTGACGAGGTAAAAGCCGCCTTAAACAACCAAAATGTAGAGGCAGCTCCCGGTCAAGTAGGGGTAAGCTCGGGCAAAGGAGCGCAGATGATCCAGTACGGCCTTCGGTATTCCGGTAAGTTCAATGAGGCCAAAGAATATGAAAACCTGGTAATCCGTGCCAATAAAGACGGTTCTATCCTAAGACTTGGAGATATAGCAGATGTAGAGTTTGGTTCATTGAACTATGGACGTATCTCTAAAACCGACGGTAAACCTGCTGCGTCAATCATGATCATCCAGCGTCCCGGATCCAATGCCAGGGATGTCATCCAGCGGGTAAAAAAACGCATGGAAGAACTGAAGCAAGGATCGTTTCCTCCGGGTGTAGATTATAAAATCACCTATGATGTTTCGCGCTTTCTTGACGCCTCTATCCATGAAGTATTAAAGACATTGATCGAAGCCTTTATTTTGGTATTCTTGGTCGTTTTTATATTCCTCCAAGATTTCAGGTCTACCTTAATTCCAGCACTTGCCGTACCCGTAGCATTGATCGGCACCTTGTTTTTTATGCAGTTATTTGGTTTTTCCATCAATATGCTGACCCTATTTGCTCTGGTACTGGCCATCGGTATTGTCGTGGACAATGCTATTGTAGTAGTAGAGGCCGTGCATGCCAAAATGGAGGAAGACCATCTCCCTCCCATGGAAGCTACATTGGCAGCAATGAAGGATATTGGAGGTGCCATCGTGTCCATTACGTTAGTCATGTCGGCGGTATTTATCCCTGTTGCATTTCTTGATGGTCCCGTAGGAATTTTCTATCGCCAGTTTTCGATTACCCTGGCCATTGCCATTGTTATTTCTGGAATCAATGCCTTGACCCTTACGCCCGCATTGTGCGCCATTATATTAAAAAACCATTACGGTACAGAACAGAAAAAGACGCTTCTCAACACCTTTTTCAATGGCTTTAACAGGGCCTATGAGTCCTTTTCAGGCAAATACCGTAATACATTGGGGGTGCTAGTGGGACGGCGATTAGTGACCGTAATCATGCTTGTCGCCTTTTTCATAGGCACTTGGGGAGTGGCCAAAGTATTGCCTTCGGGATTCATTCCTGTTGAGGATCAGAGTATGGTTTACATCAATGTCGTATCCCCATCCGGTGCCACCGTAGAAAGGACAGAAAAGGTACTTGACCATATTCAGCAAGCTGCTGAGGAGCTGGATGAAGTTGCCGCAGTATCCACCCTTGCAGGATATAGCCTGTCCACAGGACTGTCCGGAGCATCCTATGGGATGGGCATGATCAATCTGAAAAATTGGGATGAGCGAGAAGCTTCTATTCAGGAGACTATCGATGAGCTCTATGCCCGCACGGCGGATATTTCCGATGCCCAAGTGCAGTTTTTCCTTCCTCCTACGGTTTCTGGTTTTGGTAATTCCAGTGGATTCCAAATGAAGGTGCTCGACCAGACAGGCAGTGGCAATCTTCAGAAGCTCTCACTAGTGATCGAGGATTTTGTGGAAGCGCTGGACAATGCGCCTGAAATTGGTGAAGTGAAGTCGGATTTTGATCCAAACTTCCCCCAGTATATGGTAAATGTAGATCAAGACATGGCCGCCAAAAAAGGCGTTACCATCAGTAATGCCATGAGCACTTTACAAATACTGATGGGAGGTGTCTTGGCCTCCGATTTTGTTCGCTTCGAAAACATGTATGATGTGATGATGCAGGCCGGACCACAATATAGAGCTAATCCAGAAGACGTGCTGAAAGTCCATGTTAAGAATGACGGCGGTGAAATGGTCCCTATCTCCTCTTTCATTAATTTGGAAAAAGTATACGGCCCAGAACAGTTGAGTAAACATAACATGTACACCTCGGCAAAGGTAAAAGGTATCCCTGCGCCAGGGTACAGTAGTGGTGATGCTGTGGCTGCCATCCAAAGAGTAGCGGCAGAAAAACTGCCTAAAGGATATGGCTATGATTGGTACGGAATGACGCGTCAGGAAGTAAGTTCAGGCAATCAGGCCATTTACATTTTCATCATCTGCCTTGTCTTCGTTTACCTACTGCTGGCAGCGCAGTACGAAAGCTTTGTATTGCCACTTCCAGTGATTCTGTTCTTACCAGCCGGGGTATTCGGTTCTTTTGCAGCCCTCTATTTACTTGGCCTTCAAAACAACATATATGCCCAAGTGGCCCTCATTATGTTGATAGGCTTGCTGGGCAAAAACGCGATTCTGATTATTGAATTTGCGGTTCTAAAGCGAAAAGAAGGCATGGACATAATCCCGGCAGCAATTACTGGCGCCGTGTCCCGATTACGGCCCATCCTGATGACTTCCTTTGCTTTTATGGCAGGACTGGTACCCCTCTGTATGGCCACAGGAGCCGGAGCACTCGGCAACAGGTCAATAGGTACCGCTGCATTGGGAGGAATGTTCAGCGGAACGGTCTTTGGCATGTTCCTTATTCCTGGCCTCTATGTACTGTTTTCCAGTAGAAGGAAAAAGAATAAGACCAAGATGAAAAATAAAGTGGAAAACATAGCGGTTTCGCTATCTAATAATTAA